A window from Salmo trutta chromosome 29, fSalTru1.1, whole genome shotgun sequence encodes these proteins:
- the LOC115167370 gene encoding ankyrin repeat domain-containing protein 11-like isoform X3 produces the protein MHPLSCERPGCRGSRAPAVQLDKVLSNKTPKLDRSDGVKEMKEKASKRKLPFTVGANGDQKDSDSEKQGPERKRIKKEPTNTRKSGLPFGMGMPGIRAGYPLSERQQVALLMQMTAEESVNSPDTTPKHQSQSSLGQKGTPNSASKTKDKVNKRNERGETRLHRSAIRGEARRIKELISEGADVNVKDFAGWTALHEACNRGYYDVAKQLLAAGAEVNTKGLDDDTPLHDASNNGHFKVVKLLLRYGGDPRQSNRRGETALKVANSPTMLNLLLGKGTYTSSEESSSESSEEEDAPSFAPSSSVDGNNTDSEFEKGLKLKGKKGLDQPLSTTTTPVKDEYEFDEDDEEERVPPVDDKHLLKKEFRKESPSVTKASGLISVPKGEVVKTYSKSNSLTPKKAVRRILSDSSDEDDGTLCFTTMPTPRQPAPPTNTKARDSATLSSKQQKEKTKVKKKRKKETKNVSKEVRFGKVNDKFCTSDSDCGDIGSEDDEGSMKNSNCIKDSTMSLKESSAFSTHSASSSSSSHGSISSQKLTPSLTEHNPKQWRTDGWKTVSSPVWSDVSSLSDSVRTRLSSESDYSSADSSVESVKQVRKKAQENRKKNNVHTNALDKKNSDFHKNSNTDSTVSKTDKDGKVLKKHKVKHKHKNKEKEKAPSLVLNQDMNEKFVKSFSFDFDDSRQKSLLVETESPAESKVKLSKHEKEHLKKEDRLSKGKSEDRDWSSGKEVQRTAKEEKSKKTKESTKEKPSKEEREKPLKTEKERSLKEKEKPKEEKQQKKKKSKDKTSKPDRKSSEQKEEKHIKVDKEKNAREEKEKSKKEKVLKEEPDYDVYDVSNRFLNLEDAKLSASDDHHDRWASDLSSDCDLYGDDSWDAPPVKDYKEYKASNTVKLIVETEKIESRDRRKENKIKDKKLDHNDKRSEKEPTSKKKERDSSEKICDKKKDLTEKQKLNTSHSVEKEKKRKESADTVKEKKEKDSTDSSRDRKDSYEFTKERKDLKIKQESIRDDYGNDASFKEIETVSKPCEIRERNHSGKEKERKGDGVEKREKTKADKHKEKPKDRSIEQDKEKPEKISTEKLLKEKDTDRGSKDKKEGAKDKHKDTHSKDKDRKMSSEQTKDKKEKASQDKHADRDKDLLEVKKEERKPEKVKPEKTWYKIADIFTDESEDEEDNYNGSVAKLSDSLGLSDSHRKDSTSDRDELDHFQTEKPRKYSAEAKHTTEKQKEKDHKKKDKTTFDMGKERKGSLEKHNKDKKDKDSVDAKHKERKDRMSVDSNQEKKNKQKLLDKRDANEEKTKSKYKDKQDHVNDRKPSKGSGENEKSLLEKLEEEAMNDYKDDSNDKNSELSSDSFTDQGHEPVLSSYYDSSNISLPDITDERRDSLSISNPQDKFREKERHRHSSSSSSKKSHDKEKDKVKKEKGDKQDKIEEIRESYGRRESLPFEKEPMPLEADPYTFPFGSKGDKDEFDKTLEFEKEMSKKADKDKLSTVISDKIKDKKKKEKHKEKVKEEKHKYTDGFGSLKHSKEDIKCGLKESPQITNLKERSKEDSPKFDVKKERNRDSLDKDSRGDHVKSKVKEENEKVIPSKDTARKDNRPRSKLLVDGDLRLTSFGQMLGLKDQEIEERHKKHKERMKQMEKLRHRSGDPKLRDKTKSTEEIKKNRNELSSKKSNSLESALKEKKLKDVGLPAQIMSPERKPQPIDTQNSKDWLAGHQMKENLPASPRQDQNRPTGVPTPTSVISCPSYEEIMQTPRTPSCSAEDYPDIMFDGLDCQNSSAMAMSMNACSPSFFDRYSNSSHTFQEGTCITPAKNLQLPHVSRSASSDVRRPLEDEFKAEAGKFLQHILPDTSEFDLAASQPPEDKAASVERLECLSPPYFSPIRMLSPGLELAEPALDGATTAMAGTETCEHLPESVYNNFLMKPSTPVHRPDPQEPCLDIAAPPTPAPAALPPLDIDDLSEPHQSERSLVPSDPVSGSEYLPPVVEEEEEEEEDYEEDGEEEEEEEEEEEEEEGDLEEPTDANHHAAEETRDICSFSPPRVEEPLRKSWAESPDRRVTEVRQLTPPHPPPNLVENSSDHTISWNSEMILKSPQRTYGEIEAAVSKITSPFSHSDSDLQHITAIPGHPSVIPPYAAYRSYVPDPDFDEQKEAVEDIPISPARPEMTPMELEPNYLTTTSSSTRLESFFTDCKPNLEDNHQMDSELSCAVQVGRQNSHGFTSESHMPLAVSNEPVVPWTDPFSATVDELDDLGPFSLPDLPSLSLPTSLPDKEMPELDIRDAEPPDYKPPSAHIRPPAIETIEGEELMEVDLPILAKPLCPPEVLTLNDSLQDLVVPSPKHNFQPEFEPEPQNVPEINLVKTQVFENRATYEKTDESNGNMFSAVDTNNTQHHKQMSLTESLSVVITPCMGSLTTVKPEQSGQVSDPFVGPTCSPVPSVPLPVAVTISGTVHVSEALETTSKLTVTLTTLSTDLPKKVEEIPQRMTRNRAQMLAKQENTTTTKKQSSRVVAESTTTTTIPASVIPPSVPTPVTTSMAVTTTTPIPTPTFVPFVVLEKEKEPVTTISSTPTITPAPPPPLPVVVSKTKGRPVEEEESQTQHPRKRKFPKPQVQLVNTAMQQTREMIQQTLAVIVNAIKLDDIEPYHSDRSNPYFEYLQIRKKIEEKRKILCYITPQAPQCYAEYVTYTGSYLLDGKPLSKLHIPVIAPPPSLSEPLKELFRQQEAVRGKLRLQHSIEREKLIVSCEQEVLRVHCRAARTIANQAVPFSACTMLLDSEVYNMPTESQVRLWVVKKGDENKSVRDRFNARQFISWIQDVDDKYDRMKTCLLMRQQHEAAALNAVQRMEWQLKVQELDPAVHKSLCVNEVPSFYVPMVDVNDDFVLLPA, from the exons GATAAAGTATTGTCAAACAAGACTCCTAAATTGGACCGCAGCGATGGCGTCAAAGAGATGAAAGAGAAGGCATCCAAGAGGAAGCTACCCTTCACTGTTGGAGCCAATGGAGACCAGAAAGATTCTGACTCAG AAAAGCAAGGTCCGGAACGGAAGCGCATTAAAAAGGAGCCCACCAACACCAGGAAGTCAGGCCTGCCGTTTGGGATGGGCATGCCAGGGATCCGGGCCGGGTACCCCCTCTCTGAGCGGCAGCAGGTGGCTCTTCTCATGCAGATGACGGCTGAAGAGTCAGTCAACAGTCCAG ACACAACACCAAAGCATCAGTCACAGTCAAGTCTGGGCCAGAAGGGAACGCCAAACTCTGCATCTAAAACCAAAGACAAAGTAAATAAGAGAAATGAGAGGGGTGAGACGAGGCTGCACCGGTCAGCCATCCGCGGAGAGGCTCGCCGCATCAAGGAGCTCATCAGTGAGGGAGCTGACGTGAATGTAAAAGACTTTGCAG GCTGGACTGCATTGCATGAAGCGTGCAACCGAGGCTACTACGACGTGGCCAAGCAGCTGCTGGCAGCCGGTGCAGAGGTCAACACCAAGGGCCTGGATGACGACACCCCTCTGCATGACGCATCAAACAACGGGCACTTCAAG GTGGTAAAGTTGCTTTTAAGGTATGGAGGGGACCCTCGACAAAGCAACAGAAGGGGTGAAACCGCGTTGAAGGTTGCTAACTCCCCAACGATGCTCAATCTGTTGCTTGGAAAAGGCACGTATACCTCCAGTGAGGAGAGCTCGTCAG AATCCTCAGAGGAAGAAGATGCCCCATCGTTTGCCCCATCCAGTTCGGTTGATGGAAATAACACAGACTCAGAGTTTGAGAAGGGCCTGAAGCTGAAAGGGAAGAAAGGCCTGGATCAGCCCCTATCCACAACAACTACCCCCGTCAAGGACGAGTATGAATTTGACGAGGATGATGAGGAAGAGCGCGTCCCTCCGGTGGACGACAAGCACTTGCTCAAGAAAGAGTTCCGCAAGGAGTCTCCCAGTGTCACTAAGGCTAGCGGCTTAATTTCAGTACCGAAGGGGGAGGTGGTCAAAACCTATTCCAAAAGCAACTCGCTCACACCAAAGAAGGCTGTTAGACGGATTCTCTCTGACAGCTCAGACGAGGATGATGGAACGTTGTGTTTCACAACTATGCCCACACCACGGCAACCAGCGCCACCTACTAATACCAAGGCCCGGGACTCTGCTACACTGAGCTCCAaacagcagaaagagaagactaaagttaagaagaagaggaagaaggagaCAAAAAATGTCAGTAAGGAGGTCAGATTTGGTAAAGTCAATGACAAATTCTGCACTTCGGACTCTGATTGTGGGGACATAGGGAGTGAGGATGATGAAGGCTCTATGAAGAACTCGAACTGTATAAAGGACTCCACAATGAGCCTAAAAGAATCCTCTGCGTTCAGTACTCACTCTGCATCCTCGTCTTCCTCTTCTCATGGAAGCATAAGCTCTCAGAAACTGACACCCTCGCTGACAGAGCATAACCCAAAGCAGTGGAGGACAGATGGCTGGAAGACTGTGTCATCTCCTGTATGGTCAGATGTAAGCTCCCTCTCTGACTCGGTTAGAACAAGGCTTTCCAGTGAGTCGGACTACTCCTCTGCAGACTCAAGTGTCGAGTCAGTGAAACAGGTGAGAAAGAAAGCACAGgaaaacagaaagaaaaacaaTGTGCACACCAATGCACTAGACAAAAAGAACTCTGACTTTCACAAGAACTCCAACACAGACAGTACGGTCTCCAAAACGGATAAAGATGGCAAAGTGTTGAAAAAGCATAAAGTAAAACACAAGCACAAAAACAAAGAGAAAGAAAAGGCTCCCAGTTTAGTGCTCAATCAAGACATGAATGAGAAATTTGTTAAAAGCTTCTCATTTGATTTTGATGATTCAAGGCAGAAGTCACTCCTTGTTGAGACTGAGTCCCCAGCTGAAAGCAAGGTCAAGCTGTCTAAACATGAAAAAGAGCATTTGAAAAAGGAGGACAGGTTGTCGAAGGGCAAATCTGAGGACAGAGACTGGTCTTCTGGAAAAGAAGTGCAAAGAACTGCTAAGGAGGAGAAATCCAAGAAAACAAAAGAGTCCACCAAGGAGAAACCTAgcaaggaggagagggaaaagccCTTGAAAACTGAAAAAGAAAGGAGCCTCAAGGAAAAAGAGAAGCCCAAGGAGGAGAAACAACAAAAGAAGAAAAAGTCAAAGGACAAGACATCTAAACCAGACAGGAAGAGCAGTGAGCAAAAAGAAGAAAAACATATAAAGGTGGATAAGGAgaaaaatgccagggaggagaaggaaaaatctaagaaagaaaaGGTTCTGAAGGAAGAGCCTGATTATGATGTCTATGATGTCAGTAACCGTTTCTTAAACCTAGAAGACGCCAAGCTCAGTGCCTCAGACGACCACCATGACCGATGGGCGTCAGACCTTTCCTCTGACTGCGACCTATATGGAGATGACAGCTGGGATGCTCCTCCTGTGAAGGACTACAAAGAATATAAAGCAAGCAACACTGTAAAGCTGATCGTTGAGACTGAAAAAATAGAGAGCAGAGACCGGAGGAAGGAGAACAAAATCAAAGACAAGAAATTAGATCATAATGACAAACGGTCAGAGAAAGAGCCTACCtccaagaagaaagagagagactcttCAGAAAAAATCTGTGACAAGAAAAAGGATTTGACCGAAAAACAGAAACTCAACACCAGCCACTCTGTAGAAAAGGAGAAGAAGCGAAAGGAATCTGCAGATACTGTCaaagagaagaaggagaaggactCCACGGACAGCAGTAGAGACCGAAAAGATTCCTATGAGTTCACTAAAGAAAGAAAGGACTTGAAAATCAAACAGGAGTCCATAAGAGACGATTATGGGAACGATGCCTCCTTCAAAGAAATTGAAACTGTCAGCAAACCATGTGAAATTAGAGAGAGGAACCACTCtggaaaagagaaggagagaaagggagatggggtggaaaagagagaaaagacaaAAGCTGACAAACACAAGGAAAAGCCTAAAGACCGATCCATAGAACAGGACAAGGAGAAGCCTGAGAAGATCTCAACTGAGAAGCTTTTGAAAGAAAAAGACACAGATAGAGGCTCTAAAGACAAGAAGGAGGGAGCTaaagacaaacacaaagacacacacagcaaagacaagGACAGGAAGATGTCTTCAGAACAAACTAAGGACAAGAAAGAAAAGGCTTCACAGGACAAGCATGCTGACCGGGATAAAGATCTCCTTGAGGtaaagaaggaggagagaaaaccTGAGAAAGTTAAACCTGAGAAAACGTGGTACAAGATAGCAGACATTTTCACAGATGAAAGTGAGGATGAAGAAGACAATTACAATGGGAGTGTGGCCAAGTTAAGTGATTCCCTTGGGTTGTCCGATTCTCACAGGAAAGACTCCACATCTGACAGGGATGAGCTTGATCACTTCCAAACGGAAAAACCCAGAAAATATTCTGCTGAGGCCAAACacacaacagaaaaacagaaagaaaaagaCCACAAGAAGAAAGATAAGACCACATTTGATatggggaaagagaggaagggttCCTTAGAGAAACACAACAAAGATAAGAAAGATAAGGATTCTGTTGATGCAAAACACAAGGAACGCAAAGACAGAATGTCTGTGGACTCAAACCAAGAGAAGAAAAACAAACAGAAGCTGTTGGACAAGAGGGACGCCAATGAGGAAAAGACCAAGAGTAAATATAAAGACAAGCAAGATCATGTTAATGACAGAAAGCCCTCAAAGGGGAGTGGGGAAAATGAAAAGTCACTCTTGGAGAAGCTGGAGGAAGAGGCCATGAATGACTACAAGGATGACTCCAATGACAAGAACAGTGAGTTATCCTCAGACAGCTTCACTGATCAGGGTCATGAGCCAGTGCTCAGCAGCTACTATGATTCCTCCAACATCAGCCTTCCAGACATTACTGATGAGAGACGAGACTCACTCTCCATATCTAACCCTCAAGACAAGTTCAGAGAGAAAGAGCGGCACCGGCATTCATCTTCATCATCGTCCAAAAAGAGTCATGACAAGGAGAAGGACAAAGTCAAGAAGGAAAAGGGGGATAAACAAGACAAGATAGAGGAAATAAGAGAATCCTATGGACGCAGAGAAAGTCTGCCCTTTGAGAAAGAGCCTATGCCGTTAGAAGCGGACCCTTACACATTTCCATTTGGGTCTAAGGGGGATAAAGATGAATTTGATAAGACATTGGAGTTTGAAAAGGAGATGTCTAAAAAAGCTGACAAAGACAAATTGAGTACTGTTATCAGTGATAAGATCAAGGACAAAAAGAAAAAAGAGAAACATAAGGAGAAAGTCAAAGAGGAGAAGCACAAGTACACGGATGGCTTTGGATCACTTAAACACTCCAAGGAGGATATCAAATGTGGATTGAAAGAGAGTCCTCAAATTACCAATTTGAAGGAAAGATCAAAGGAAGACAGCCCCAAATTTGATGTGAAAAAAGAAAGAAACCGAGACTCTTTGGACAAAGACAGTAGGGGGGACCATGTTAAGTCCAAGGTTAAAGAAGAAAATGAAAAAGTAATTCCGTCTAAAGACACAGCTCGCAAAGACAACCGTCCACGTTCAAAGCTTCTGGTTGATGGGGATCTCAGACTAACTAGCTTTGGGCAAATGTTAGGTTTAAAAGACCAGGAGATTGAAGAACGCCATAAGAAGCATAAGGAGAGGATGAAGCAGATGGAGAAACTAAGACACAGATCAGGGGATCCCAAACTTAGGGATAAAACGAAGTCCACTGAGGAAATAAAGAAAAATCGCAATGAACTATCATCCAAAAAATCTAATAGTTTAGAATCTGCATTGAAAGAGAAGAAGCTCAAAGATGTTGGTCTCCCTGCCCAAATTATGTCTCCGGAAAGAAAGCCACAACCCATTGACACTCAAAATTCAAAGGACTGGCTTGCAGGCCATCAGATGAAAGAAAATCTCCCTGCCTCACCTAGGCAAGATCAGAATAGACCAACGGGTGTTCCCACCCCCACATCTGTAATCTCTTGTCCCAGCTATGAGGAAATCATGCAGACGCCACGGACTCCATCCTGCAGTGCAGAGGACTACCCTGATATAATGTTTGATGGGTTAGATTGTCAGAACTCATCAGCCATGGCCATGTCTATGAATGCCTGCTCACCATCCTTCTTTGACAGGTACTCCAACTCATCACACACCTTCCAAGAAGGGACTTGTATAACTCCGGCTAAGAATCTCCAGTTGCCCCATGTCAGTCGATCAGCTTCGTCTGATGTTAGAAGACCCCTGGAAGATGAGTTCAAAGCTGAAGCTGGCAAGTTTCTACAACACATTTTGCCAGACACCTCTGAGTTTGACTTGGCAGCCTCCCAGCCTCCAGAAGACAAGGCAGCATCAGTGGAGAGACTTGAATGCCTGTCTCCTCCTTACTTCTCACCTATTAGAATGCTGTCTCCCGGGCTGGAACTTGCCGAACCAGCACTAGATGGGGCCACCACAGCAATGGCTGGCACAGAGACCTGTGAACACCTACCTGAGAGTGTCTACAACAACTTCCTGATGAAGCCCTCAACGCCAGTCCACAGACCTGACCCACAGGAGCCGTGTCTGGACATTGCTGCTCCACCCACCCCTGCACCTGCTGCTCTTCCTCCCCTGGATATTGATGACCTTTCTGAGCCTCATCAAAGTGAGCGCAGTCTTGTTCCCTCTGACCCAGTCAGTGGCAGTGAGTATCTGCCCCCtgttgtggaggaggaggaggaggaagaagaggactaCGAAGAGGAtggggaggaagaagaagaagaagaagaggaggaggaggaggaagaaggggaTCTTGAAGAACCAACAGATGCTAATCATCATGCTGCTGAGGAGACGAGGGACATCTGCTCATTCTCTCCTCCAAGAGTTGAAGAGCCTTTGAGGAAGAGCTGGGCTGAATCTCCAGACAGAAGAGTTACAGAGGTGCGTCAGTTGACTCCCCCACATCCACCACCCAACCTGGTGGAGAACTCCAGTGATCATACCATCAGCTGGAACTCTGAGATGATTTTGAAATCTCCTCAAAGGACTTATGGGGAAATAGAGGCAGCTGTCTCCAAGATAACCAGCCCCTTCTCGCATTCAGACAGTGATTTGCAGCACATTACTGCCATACCTGGCCATCCATCAGTGATCCCTCCATATGCTGCTTACAGGTCTTATGTACCTGACCCTGACTTTGACGAGCAAAAAGAGGCTGTGGAGGACATTCCAATTTCTCCAGCAAGACCTGAAATGACACCCATGGAATTGGAACCAAACTACTTGACAACCACCTCATCCTCCACAAGGTTAGAGTCTTTCTTCACAGACTGCAAGCCAAACTTGGAGGATAATCACCAGATGGACTCAGAGCTTTCTTGTGCAGTACAAGTCGGCAGACAAAACTCCCATGGCTTTACTTCTGAGAGCCATATGCCTCTAGCAGTAAGCAACGAGCCAGTGGTGCCCTGGACAGACCCATTCTCAGCTACAGTGGATGAGCTGGATGATCTTGGCCCTTTCTCTCTACCtgacctcccttctctctccctcccgacCTCCCTGCCAGACAAGGAGATGCCAGAACTTGACATCAGAGATGCAGAGCCACCCGACTACAAGCCTCCATCTGCTCATATAAGGCCTCCTGCTATTGAAACAATAGAGGGTGAAGAGCTTATGGAGGTTGACCTGCCTATCCTGGCCAAACCCCTGTGCCCTCCCGAGGTCCTAACACTCAATGATTCTTTGCAGGATTTGGTTGTGCCCTCACCAAAACACAATTTCCAACCAGAATTTGAGCCTGAGCCTCAGAATGTCCCTGAAATTAACTTAGTGAAAACACAGGTCTTCGAAAACAGAGCCACATATGAAAAGACTGATGAGAGCAATGGAAACATGTTCTCAGCTGTTGATACAAACAATACTCAGCATCACAAGCAGATGTCACTGACCGAGTCTTTATCAGTTGTAATTACTCCATGTATGGGCTCCTTGACAACTGTTAAACCAGAACAAAGTGGGCAGGTATCAGATCCCTTTGTTGGGCCAACTTGCAGTCCAGTCCCCTCAGTTCCTCTGCCAGTTGCTGTCACGATTTCTGGCACAGTCCATGTTTCGGAGGCTCTTGAGACAACGTCTAAGCTCACGGTCACTCTGACAACGTTGTCAACTGACCTTCCCAAGAAGGTGGAGGAGATCCCACAGAGGATGACCAGAAACAGGGCTCAGATGCTGGCAAAACAGGAGAATACCACCACCACAAAAAagcagagtagtagagtagtagcaGAGAGtacaaccaccaccactataCCTGCTAGTGTGATACCTCCATCTGTCCCTACCCCTGTCACCACGAGCATGGCTGTAACCACAACCACCCCTATCCCCACCCCTACCTTTGTCCCCTTTGTTGTTCTGGAGAAAGAAAAGGAACCTGTCACCACCATCTCCTCCACACCAACCATTACCCCGGCTCCCCCTCCGCCGCTTCCTGTAGTGGTCAGCAAAACTAAAGGGCGGCCTGTGGAGGAAGAGGAATCCCAGACGCAGCATCCACGCAAGAGGAAGTTCCCGAAACCGCAGGTTCAGCTGGTCAACACGGCCATGCAGCAGACCAGGGAGATGATTCAACAGACGCTGGCTGTCATTGTCAATGCCATCAAACTGGATGACATAGAACCCTACCACAGTGACCGCTCTAACCCTTACTTCGAATACCTGCAGATACGGAAGAAaatagaggagaagaggaagatctTGTGCTACATCACACCACAGGCCCCTCAGTGCTATGCTGAGTACGTGACCTACACAGGCTCCTACCTGCTGGATGGCAAACCTCTCAGCAAGCTGCACATACCAGTG ATTGCTCCACCTCCATCGTTATCGGAGCCCCTGAAGGAGCTCTTTAGACAGCAGGAGGCAGTGAGGGGGAAGCTGAGACTGCAGCACAGCATAGAGAGG GAAAAGCTTATTGTCTCATGTGAGCAAGAAGTACTGCGGGTCCATTGCAGAGCGGCAAGGACGATAGCCAATCAGGCCGTCCCATTCAGTGCCTGCACAATGTTACTGGACTCTGAGGTGTACAACATGCCAACAGAGAGTCAGGTGCGTCTGTGGGTGGTAAAAAAG GGTGATGAGAACAAGTCAGTGAGAGATCGCTTCAACGCTCGCCAGTTCATTTCCTGGATCCAAGACGTGGATGACAAATATGACCGCATGAAG acGTGTCTGTTAATGCGACAGCAGCATGAGGCAGCTGCCCTGAACGCAGTGCAGAGGATGGAGTGGCAACTGAAGGTGCAGGAGCTGGACCCTGCTGTACACAAGTCTCTGTGCGTCAACGAGGTCCCCTCCTTCTACGTGCCAATGGTTGACGTCAACGATGACTTTGTGCTGTTGCCCGCGTGA